The following proteins come from a genomic window of Larimichthys crocea isolate SSNF chromosome III, L_crocea_2.0, whole genome shotgun sequence:
- the zmp:0000000755 gene encoding phosphofurin acidic cluster sorting protein 2 isoform X1 has product MMAAAVERGGVRAAFLNPSSGGGGGPAPTSLPTGALAGAVVLGSGSMPVPMNLFATWEIDRSSPSCVPRLCSLTLKKLVVLKELDKELNSLSIAVKIQGSKRLLRSNEYVLPPSGLMETDLELTFSLQYPHFLKRDANRLQIMLQRRKRYKNRTILGYKTLAVGVINMAEVMQHPTDGGQILGLHSNVKEAPVRVAEISVYSLSSQPIDHEDGSGQAGRKTKTSDRSPDMDNYSEEDDDSYSSEQEASDDAVHVQDLYDEDDEVRKPKKPRRKMIRTTSMTRQPNFKQKFVALLKRFKVSDEVLDSDPVDQTQEVEEDLDLLYDSLEVYNQSDSGPEMEDNESVLSTPKPKLKPFFEGMSHSSSQTEIGSIHSQKSQQRELSCPSGEFLTVDRCKVQGARYQDDSITDTTIGEPEPDDSGPGPGEVSSWDVNTERITSSVGKLCKTESQNHMSPSKMENRLQRRPRSTSMKDRQNSKAQSDRTSSMESECSPDSRLIAQVPRKSVYDQLNQILISDERLPESIILINTMEWQGQYVAELLHEQAQPIVSTCSAADVQAAFNTIVTRIQRFCNCNAQTPPTMKVAVAGDQSYLSTILRFFVEQLANKTPDWLSYIRFLVIPIGSHPLAKYVASFDSRFNSIFMDTAWRELFCRTERPASDNIDVAGRVFQYLAGANVSHQFPISEAMLTYKQKSPDEDSCQKFVPFIGVVKVGIVEQSLSTSVDSDDAMGVNTSILSSPTPPSAGPYGKEIGGTPPQSPSVSTALSGAGSPCSGSEVMGLQVDYWTWQGPEKKKEGEKRDVGLKNTLKSNFRSLQVSRLPCGGELTPPPSMAMTVVTKEKNKKVIFLSKKPKEKELDSKSQVIDGISRLICTAKHQHTMLRVTIDGVEWHDVKFFQLAAQWPTHVKHFPVGIFGYTKPV; this is encoded by the exons GCTCTGCAGCCTCACATTGAAAAAGCTGGTCGTCCTCAAAGAACTGGATAAAGAGCTGAATTCCCTGTCAATAGCTGTCAAAATACAG GGTTCTAAGCGTCTTCTGAGATCAAACGAGTATGTCCTCCCACCCAGTGGACTGATGGAGACAGATCTGGAGCTTACATTCTCACTACAG tACCCCCATTTTCTCAAGAGGGATGCCAACAGACTGCAGATTatgctgcagaggagaaaacGCTACAAGAATCGAACCATCCTGGGCTACAAAACTTTGGCTGTGGGAGTTATAAACATGGCTGAG GTGATGCAACACCCAACAGACGGAGGACAGATTCTGGGTCTCCATAGCAACGTGAAGGAGGCGCCAGTGCGCGTGGCGGAGATCAGCGTGTACTCTCTGTCCAGCCAGCCCATCGACCACGAGGACGGTAGCGGCCAAGCTGGCCGCAAGACCAAAACCTCAG ACCGCTCCCCAGATATGGACAACTATTCTGAGGAGGACGATGACAGCTACTCGTCAGAGCAGGAAGCCAGTGATGACGCAGTTCACGTCCAG GATCTTTATGATGAAGACGATGAGGTCAGGAAGCCCAAGAAACCCCGGAGGAAAATGATCCGAACCACCTCCATGACCAGA CAACCTAACTTTAAGCAGAAATTTGTGGCCTTGCTGAAGAGGTTCAAGGTTTCAGATGAG GTCCTGGACTCTGACCCAGTCGACCAGAcccaggaggtggaggaggatctGGACTTACTCTACGACAGTCTGGAGGTATACAACCAGAGTGACAGTGGGCCAGAGATGGAGGACAACGAGAGTGTCCTGAGCACGCCCAAGCCCAAACTCAA GCCGTTTTTTGAAGGGATGTCTCATTCCAGCTCTCAGACAGAAATTGGAAGCATACACAGCCAAAAAAGCCAGCAGAGAGAGCTGTCATGTCCA AGTGGAGAGTTTCTGACCGTGGACAGATGTAAAGTGCAAGGGGCCAGGTATCAAGATGACAGCATCACAGATACAACCATCGGG GAGCCAGAACCTGATGACAGCGGGCCTGGGCCGGGGGAGGTGAGCAGCTGGGATGTCAACACTGAACGGATAACCAGCTCTGTTGGCAAGCTCTGCAAGACGGAGTCTCAAAACCACATGTCTCCCAG TAAAATGGAGAACAGGCTGCAGAGGCGTCCTCGCAGCACGTccatgaaagacagacagaactCCAAGGCCCAGAGCGACAGAACCAGCAGCATGGAGAGCGAGTGCTCACCAGACTCGCGACTCATCGCGCAG GTTCCTAGGAAGTCTGTGTATGACCAGCTGAACCAGATCCTCATCTCTGATGAACGACTGCCGGAGAGCATCATCCTCATCAACACTATGGAGTGGCaaggacag tACGTAGCTGAGTTGCTCCATGAACAGGCCCAGCCCATTGTGTCCACCTGCTCTGCTGCCGATGTTCAGGCTGCCTTCAACACCATCGTTACTCGCATCCAGAGATT CTGTAACTGCAACGCACAGACACCACCCACGATGAAGGTGGCGGTAGCAGGCGACCAGAGTTACCTCAGCACCATCCTGAGGTTCTTTGTGGAGCAGCTGGCCAACAAGACACCTGACTGGCTCAGTTACATACGCTTCCTGGTGATCCCCATAG GTTCTCACCCCCTGGCAAAGTATGTGGCCTCCTTTGACAGCAGGTTCAACAGCATCTTTATGGACACTGCATGGAGGGAGCTGTTCTGCAGGACGGAACGGCCCGCCTCAG ATAACATAGATGTAGCAGGACGAGTCTTTCAGTATCTGGCAGGGGCCAACGTGTCCCACCAGTTCCCCATCTCAGAAGCCATGCTCACCTACAAACAAAAGAG CCCTGATGAGGACTCATGTCAGAAATTTGTGCCATTTATTGGG GTTGTGAAAGTTGGAATTGTAGAGCAAAGTCTTTCAACTTCAG TGGACTCAGATGATGCCATGGGGGTCAACACAAGCATCCTGTCCTCCCCAACGCCTCCATCGGCTGGTCCGTATGGGAAGGAGATTGGGGGCACTCCTCCACAGTCTCCCTCTGTGTCCACCGCCCTTTCAGGAGCTGG TTCTCCGTGTTCGGGCAGTGAAGTGATGGGGCTCCAGGTGGATTACTGGACGTGGCAAGGCccggaaaagaagaaagaaggagagaagagagacgtGGGACTGAAGAACACCCTGAAGAGCAACTTCCGTTCACTGCAAGTCAGCCGCCTGCCTTGTGGAGGGGAACTCACCCCTCCACCCAGCATGGCCATGACTGTAGTCACCAaggaaaagaacaagaaag TGATTTTTCTCAGCAAGAAACCCAAGGAGAAAGAGCTGGACTCTAAGAGCCAAGTGATTGATGGTATCAGCAGGTTGATCTGCACAGCCAAGCACCAGCACACGATGCTGAGAG TCACTATTGATGGAGTGGAGTGGCACGATGTGAAGTTTTTCCAGCTCGCTGCCCAGTGGCCAACACATGTCAAGCATTTCCCGGTGGGAATCTTTGGTTACACTAAGCCCGTGTGA
- the zmp:0000000755 gene encoding phosphofurin acidic cluster sorting protein 1 isoform X2: MMAAAVERGGVRAAFLNPSSGGGGGPAPTSLPTGALAGAVVLGSGSMPVPMNLFATWEIDRSSPSCVPRLCSLTLKKLVVLKELDKELNSLSIAVKIQGSKRLLRSNEYVLPPSGLMETDLELTFSLQYPHFLKRDANRLQIMLQRRKRYKNRTILGYKTLAVGVINMAEVMQHPTDGGQILGLHSNVKEAPVRVAEISVYSLSSQPIDHEDGSGQAGRKTKTSDRSPDMDNYSEEDDDSYSSEQEASDDAVHVQDLYDEDDEVRKPKKPRRKMIRTTSMTRQPNFKQKFVALLKRFKVSDEVLDSDPVDQTQEVEEDLDLLYDSLEVYNQSDSGPEMEDNESVLSTPKPKLKPFFEGMSHSSSQTEIGSIHSQKSQQRELSCPSGEFLTVDRCKVQGARYQDDSITDTTIGEPEPDDSGPGPGEVSSWDVNTERITSSVGKLCKTESQNHMSPSKMENRLQRRPRSTSMKDRQNSKAQSDRTSSMESECSPDSRLIAQVPRKSVYDQLNQILISDERLPESIILINTMEWQGQYVAELLHEQAQPIVSTCSAADVQAAFNTIVTRIQRFCNCNAQTPPTMKVAVAGDQSYLSTILRFFVEQLANKTPDWLSYIRFLVIPIGSHPLAKYVASFDSRFNSIFMDTAWRELFCRTERPASDNIDVAGRVFQYLAGANVSHQFPISEAMLTYKQKRKRSLYFDFYIRYLIQLSFCFALLILSPPFGLSSLLCLNISLLTLDNHCNFTLHSVLTCVFGSV; encoded by the exons GCTCTGCAGCCTCACATTGAAAAAGCTGGTCGTCCTCAAAGAACTGGATAAAGAGCTGAATTCCCTGTCAATAGCTGTCAAAATACAG GGTTCTAAGCGTCTTCTGAGATCAAACGAGTATGTCCTCCCACCCAGTGGACTGATGGAGACAGATCTGGAGCTTACATTCTCACTACAG tACCCCCATTTTCTCAAGAGGGATGCCAACAGACTGCAGATTatgctgcagaggagaaaacGCTACAAGAATCGAACCATCCTGGGCTACAAAACTTTGGCTGTGGGAGTTATAAACATGGCTGAG GTGATGCAACACCCAACAGACGGAGGACAGATTCTGGGTCTCCATAGCAACGTGAAGGAGGCGCCAGTGCGCGTGGCGGAGATCAGCGTGTACTCTCTGTCCAGCCAGCCCATCGACCACGAGGACGGTAGCGGCCAAGCTGGCCGCAAGACCAAAACCTCAG ACCGCTCCCCAGATATGGACAACTATTCTGAGGAGGACGATGACAGCTACTCGTCAGAGCAGGAAGCCAGTGATGACGCAGTTCACGTCCAG GATCTTTATGATGAAGACGATGAGGTCAGGAAGCCCAAGAAACCCCGGAGGAAAATGATCCGAACCACCTCCATGACCAGA CAACCTAACTTTAAGCAGAAATTTGTGGCCTTGCTGAAGAGGTTCAAGGTTTCAGATGAG GTCCTGGACTCTGACCCAGTCGACCAGAcccaggaggtggaggaggatctGGACTTACTCTACGACAGTCTGGAGGTATACAACCAGAGTGACAGTGGGCCAGAGATGGAGGACAACGAGAGTGTCCTGAGCACGCCCAAGCCCAAACTCAA GCCGTTTTTTGAAGGGATGTCTCATTCCAGCTCTCAGACAGAAATTGGAAGCATACACAGCCAAAAAAGCCAGCAGAGAGAGCTGTCATGTCCA AGTGGAGAGTTTCTGACCGTGGACAGATGTAAAGTGCAAGGGGCCAGGTATCAAGATGACAGCATCACAGATACAACCATCGGG GAGCCAGAACCTGATGACAGCGGGCCTGGGCCGGGGGAGGTGAGCAGCTGGGATGTCAACACTGAACGGATAACCAGCTCTGTTGGCAAGCTCTGCAAGACGGAGTCTCAAAACCACATGTCTCCCAG TAAAATGGAGAACAGGCTGCAGAGGCGTCCTCGCAGCACGTccatgaaagacagacagaactCCAAGGCCCAGAGCGACAGAACCAGCAGCATGGAGAGCGAGTGCTCACCAGACTCGCGACTCATCGCGCAG GTTCCTAGGAAGTCTGTGTATGACCAGCTGAACCAGATCCTCATCTCTGATGAACGACTGCCGGAGAGCATCATCCTCATCAACACTATGGAGTGGCaaggacag tACGTAGCTGAGTTGCTCCATGAACAGGCCCAGCCCATTGTGTCCACCTGCTCTGCTGCCGATGTTCAGGCTGCCTTCAACACCATCGTTACTCGCATCCAGAGATT CTGTAACTGCAACGCACAGACACCACCCACGATGAAGGTGGCGGTAGCAGGCGACCAGAGTTACCTCAGCACCATCCTGAGGTTCTTTGTGGAGCAGCTGGCCAACAAGACACCTGACTGGCTCAGTTACATACGCTTCCTGGTGATCCCCATAG GTTCTCACCCCCTGGCAAAGTATGTGGCCTCCTTTGACAGCAGGTTCAACAGCATCTTTATGGACACTGCATGGAGGGAGCTGTTCTGCAGGACGGAACGGCCCGCCTCAG ATAACATAGATGTAGCAGGACGAGTCTTTCAGTATCTGGCAGGGGCCAACGTGTCCCACCAGTTCCCCATCTCAGAAGCCATGCTCACCTACAAACAAAAGAG GAAAAGGAGtttgtattttgatttttaCATCAGGTATCTAATTCAACTCTCGTTTTGTTTTGCCCTCCttattctctctcctccatttgGCTTGAGCTCCTTGCTGTGTCTTAACATTTCCCTTCTCACACTCGATaatcactgtaacttcactcTGCACTCTGTCCTGACTTGTGTCTTTGGTTCGGTGTGA
- the mrpl2 gene encoding large ribosomal subunit protein uL2m isoform X1, whose product MNCQEDVVMMAVSCLTRALRSLTVSQPAVLSSQAVTALTKLELGTRLPGAISGQCRGFLTTASLDQNRTFWKQREKYTIKPIGMKKTGGRDHSGRIRTHGIGGGHKQRYRCIDFQRLRYEEDKETQPFDEKVVEVRYDPCRSADIALVAGGNRKRWIIATENMQAGDIIKTSGVIGRMAVSANEGDAYPLGALPVGTLVNNLEIQPGKGSEYIRAAGTSGVLLRKVNGTAIVQLPSKQQVQVLETCMVTVGRVSNIDHNKRIIGKAGRNRWLGIRPSSGLWQRKGGWAGRKIKPLPPMKTYVNLPSISAK is encoded by the exons ATGAA cTGTCAGGAGGACGTTGTTATGATGGCGGTGTCGTGTCTAACTCGAGCTCTGCGCTCCCTGACTGTCTCCCAGCCTGCTGTGCTCTCCTCTCAG GCAGTCACAGCACTAACTAAGCTGGAGCTGGGAACTCGGCTGCCTGGTGCGATCAGTGGACAGTGCAGAGGATTCCTCACCACAGCCTCTCTGGATCAGAACAGGACATTTtggaagcagagggagaagtACACCATCAAGCCTATAGGGAtgaaaaagacaggaggcagagatCACTCAG GAAGGATACGGACGCACGGCATCGGTGGTGGCCATAAACAAAGATACCGGTGTATAGACTTTCAGCGACTGCGCtatgaagaagacaaagagaccCAGCCTTTTGACGAGAAGGTTGTTGAAGTGCGATACGACCCGTGCAG ATCTGCTGACATTGCTCTGGTAGCTGGAGGAAACCGGAAAAGATGGATCATCGCGACCGAGAACATGCAGGCTGGagacatcattaaaacatcagGAGTTATTGGACGCATGGCAG TCTCAGCCAATGAGGGGGACGCATACCCACTGGGAGCTCTTCCTGTGGGAACACTGGTGAACAACCTGGAGATACAACCAGGGAAGGGTTCAGAGTACATCCGTGCTGCAG GCACAAGTGGTGTTTTGCTCCGTAAAGTAAACGGAACAGCAATCGTTCAGCTTCCATCGAAGCAGCAGGTTCAG gtACTGGAGACCTGCATGGTAACGGTGGGCCGCGTGTCCAACATTGACCACAATAAACGGATCATCGGAAAAGCTGGTCGCAATCGCTGGCTTGGCATTCGCCCTTCGAGCGGCTTGTGGCAGAGAAAGGGAGGCTGGGCAGGACGCAAGATTAAACCACTGCCTCCGATGAAGACTTACGTCAACCTGCCCTCGATCTCAGCTAAATAA
- the mrpl2 gene encoding large ribosomal subunit protein uL2m isoform X2 produces the protein MMAVSCLTRALRSLTVSQPAVLSSQAVTALTKLELGTRLPGAISGQCRGFLTTASLDQNRTFWKQREKYTIKPIGMKKTGGRDHSGRIRTHGIGGGHKQRYRCIDFQRLRYEEDKETQPFDEKVVEVRYDPCRSADIALVAGGNRKRWIIATENMQAGDIIKTSGVIGRMAVSANEGDAYPLGALPVGTLVNNLEIQPGKGSEYIRAAGTSGVLLRKVNGTAIVQLPSKQQVQVLETCMVTVGRVSNIDHNKRIIGKAGRNRWLGIRPSSGLWQRKGGWAGRKIKPLPPMKTYVNLPSISAK, from the exons ATGATGGCGGTGTCGTGTCTAACTCGAGCTCTGCGCTCCCTGACTGTCTCCCAGCCTGCTGTGCTCTCCTCTCAG GCAGTCACAGCACTAACTAAGCTGGAGCTGGGAACTCGGCTGCCTGGTGCGATCAGTGGACAGTGCAGAGGATTCCTCACCACAGCCTCTCTGGATCAGAACAGGACATTTtggaagcagagggagaagtACACCATCAAGCCTATAGGGAtgaaaaagacaggaggcagagatCACTCAG GAAGGATACGGACGCACGGCATCGGTGGTGGCCATAAACAAAGATACCGGTGTATAGACTTTCAGCGACTGCGCtatgaagaagacaaagagaccCAGCCTTTTGACGAGAAGGTTGTTGAAGTGCGATACGACCCGTGCAG ATCTGCTGACATTGCTCTGGTAGCTGGAGGAAACCGGAAAAGATGGATCATCGCGACCGAGAACATGCAGGCTGGagacatcattaaaacatcagGAGTTATTGGACGCATGGCAG TCTCAGCCAATGAGGGGGACGCATACCCACTGGGAGCTCTTCCTGTGGGAACACTGGTGAACAACCTGGAGATACAACCAGGGAAGGGTTCAGAGTACATCCGTGCTGCAG GCACAAGTGGTGTTTTGCTCCGTAAAGTAAACGGAACAGCAATCGTTCAGCTTCCATCGAAGCAGCAGGTTCAG gtACTGGAGACCTGCATGGTAACGGTGGGCCGCGTGTCCAACATTGACCACAATAAACGGATCATCGGAAAAGCTGGTCGCAATCGCTGGCTTGGCATTCGCCCTTCGAGCGGCTTGTGGCAGAGAAAGGGAGGCTGGGCAGGACGCAAGATTAAACCACTGCCTCCGATGAAGACTTACGTCAACCTGCCCTCGATCTCAGCTAAATAA